From a region of the Cololabis saira isolate AMF1-May2022 chromosome 8, fColSai1.1, whole genome shotgun sequence genome:
- the bap1 gene encoding ubiquitin carboxyl-terminal hydrolase BAP1 isoform X1, with protein MNKGWLELESDPGLFTLLVEDFGVKGVQVEEIYDLQSKCQSPVYGFIFLFKWIEERRSRRKVNTLVDETSVIDEEIVNDMFFAHQLIPNSCATHALLSVLLNCGGVELGITLSRIKAFTKGFSPESKGYAIGNAPELARAHNSHARPEPRHLPEKQNGISAVRTMEAFHFVSYVPIKDRLFELDGLKAYPIDHGPWGEDEEWTDKARRVIMERIGLATAGEPYHDIRFNLMAVVPDRRMKYESKLEILKRNRQTVLEGLQKMIRLTQPELVHDKKQQDSSSPDENTTAIKKEADSGPGTSQGASTDSVDDSGAQSKETSSPSGNPKAMGKPPAPTAGGSQQGTNPNPIQRLPAFLDNHNYAKSPMQEEEDLAAGVGRSRISGAPQAQYSDDEDDYDEEEEEEVSGSASTSSRFRRKASLRSRAGRIGTGMESQIALNVLAEKLKKEAQRKDALNTPLSVRTEGRTGGICITSASQPSPTPSNESTDTASEIGSAFNSPLRSPARSQAATRPSSPVASHLSRVLFGEDEMLRPDSRHNRAVRELGPSVSVALLHLQEDGVIYALPSSADLAADSTKRPCTPEKVKVKKEADEKDGIKEGDEGSSSEVKKEDENKSRREAKPGKEKQESGVDSKPHGDKYSPKELLALLKCVEADIANYEVYLKEEVEKRKKYKIDDQRRTHNYDEFICTFISMLAQEGMLASLVEQNISVRRRQGVSIGRLHKQRKPDRRKRSRPYKAKRQ; from the exons atgaacaaagggTGGCTGGAACTGGAGAGTGATCCAG GACTCTTCACTCTGCTGGTGGAAGATTTTG GTGTCAAAGGTGTCCAAGTCGAGGAAATTTATGATCTTCAGAGCAAGTGTCAAAG tcccGTGTATGGCTTCATTTTCCTGTTCAAGTGGATTGAAGAGCGTAGGTCCAGGAGGAAAGTCAATACCTTGGTGGATGAGACCTCTGTCATTGATGAAGAAATTGTAAATGACATGTTTTTTGCTCACCAG CTCATACCTAACTCATGTGCCACCCATGCTTTGCTCAGTGTCCTTCTGAACTGCGGCGGAGTTGAGCTTGGAATCACCCTAAGTCGCATTAAAGCTTTTACAAAAGGTTTTAGCCCAGAA AGCAAAGGTTATGCAATTGGAAATGCCCCAGAGCTTGCCAGAGCACATAACAGCCATGCTAG ACCGGAGCCCAGACACCTACCAGAGAAACAGAATGGCATAAGTGCGGTACGGACAATGGAAGCTTTCCACTTTGTGAGCTATGTGCCCATCAAAGACCGCCTCTTTGAGCTTGATGGACTCAAGGCTTACCCCATTGACCACG GGCCCTGGGGTGAGGATGAGGAGTGGACTGATAAGGCTCGGCGGGTTATTATGGAGAGGATTGGACTGGCCACTGCTGG TGAGCCGTACCATGACATCCGTTTCAACCTGATGGCAGTGGTGCCTGACCGTAGGATGAAGTACGAGTCCAAACTGGAAATTCTAAAGAGGAATCGACAGACTGTTCTCGAGGGTCTACAGAAG ATGATCCGACTCACTCAGCCGGAACTTGTTCACGATAAGAAGCAGCAGGACTCTTCCTCCCCGGATGAAAACACCACCGCCATCAAAAAGGAAGCAGATTCAGGGCCAGGTACTTCTCAAGGGGCTTCCACAG ATTCGGTGGATGATTCAGGGGCTCAGTCCAAGGAGACTTCCAGCCCCTCAGGAAACCCTAAAGCCATGGGCAAACCACCGGCGCCCACTGCAGGAGGTTCCCAGCAAGGGACCAATCCCAACCCCATTCAACGCCTGCCTGCTTTCCTCGACAACCACAACTACGCCAAATCTCCAATGCAG gaggaggaagatCTTGCAGCTGGTGTTGGTCGCTCCCGGATATCAGGTGCTCCACAGGCCCAATAttcagatgatgaagatgactatgatgaggaagaagaggaagaagtgaGTGGTTCTGCAAGCACATCCAGCAG ATTTCGACGCAAGGCAAGTCTGCGCTCAAGAGCAGGTCGGATTGGGACTGGAATGGAGAGCCAGATTGCCCTCAATGTTTTGGCCGAGAAACTGAAGAAGGAGGCTCAAAGAAAAGACGCTCTGAATACCCCTCTGTCTGTGCGCACCGAAGGTCGCACCGGTGGTATTTGTATCACATCTGCTTCACAGCCGTCCCCGACGCCCAGCAACGAAAGCACAGACACAGCCTCCGAGATCGGCAGCGCTTTCAACTCCCCCCTGCGTTCACCAGCACGCTCACAGGCTGCCACGCGCCCGTCCAGTCCCGTTGCATCCCATCTGTCCCGTGTGTTGTTTGGAGAAGATGAGATGTTGAGGCCAGACTCCAGACATAACCGGGCGGTGAGAGAACTCGGCCCGTCTGTCAGTGTAGCGCTGCTGCACCTACAGGAGGATGGAGTCATCTATGCTCTACCTTCATCTG CAGATTTGGCTGCTGACAGCACAAAGCGACCTTGCACACCTGAAAAAGTAAAAGTTAAGAAAGAAGCTGATGAAAAAGATGGCATAAAAGAGGGAGATGAAGGATCATCCTCAGAGGTGAAGAAAGAAGATGAGAACAAATCTAGACGAGAGGCGAAGCCTggcaaagaaaaacaagaatctGGAGTGGACAGCAAGCCCCATGGGGATAAGTACTCACCGAAA GAGCTGCTCGCTCTGCTCAAGTGTGTAGAGGCCGACATCGCAAATTATGAGGTGTATCTCAAAGAGGAAgtagaaaagagaaagaaatacaAA aTTGACGATCAGAGGAGGACCCACAATTATGATGAGTTTATCTGCACGTTTATATCAATGCTGGCCCAAGAAG GCATGTTGGCCAGCCTTGTGGAACAAAACATTTCTGTGCGTCGTCGACAAGGAGTGAGTATTGGCCGCTTGCACAAACAGAGGAAGCCTGATCGAAGGAAACGCTCCCGACCTTACAAAGCCAAACGCCAGTAA
- the bap1 gene encoding ubiquitin carboxyl-terminal hydrolase BAP1 isoform X2 yields MNKGWLELESDPGLFTLLVEDFGVKGVQVEEIYDLQSKCQSPVYGFIFLFKWIEERRSRRKVNTLVDETSVIDEEIVNDMFFAHQLIPNSCATHALLSVLLNCGGVELGITLSRIKAFTKGFSPESKGYAIGNAPELARAHNSHARPEPRHLPEKQNGISAVRTMEAFHFVSYVPIKDRLFELDGLKAYPIDHGPWGEDEEWTDKARRVIMERIGLATAGEPYHDIRFNLMAVVPDRRMKYESKLEILKRNRQTVLEGLQKMIRLTQPELVHDKKQQDSSSPDENTTAIKKEADSGPGTSQGASTDSVDDSGAQSKETSSPSGNPKAMGKPPAPTAGGSQQGTNPNPIQRLPAFLDNHNYAKSPMQEEEDLAAGVGRSRISGAPQAQYSDDEDDYDEEEEEEVSGSASTSSRFRRKASLRSRAGRIGTGMESQIALNVLAEKLKKEAQRKDALNTPLSVRTEGRTGGICITSASQPSPTPSNESTDTASEIGSAFNSPLRSPARSQAATRPSSPVASHLSRVLFGEDEMLRPDSRHNRAVRELGPSVSVALLHLQEDGVIYALPSSDLAADSTKRPCTPEKVKVKKEADEKDGIKEGDEGSSSEVKKEDENKSRREAKPGKEKQESGVDSKPHGDKYSPKELLALLKCVEADIANYEVYLKEEVEKRKKYKIDDQRRTHNYDEFICTFISMLAQEGMLASLVEQNISVRRRQGVSIGRLHKQRKPDRRKRSRPYKAKRQ; encoded by the exons atgaacaaagggTGGCTGGAACTGGAGAGTGATCCAG GACTCTTCACTCTGCTGGTGGAAGATTTTG GTGTCAAAGGTGTCCAAGTCGAGGAAATTTATGATCTTCAGAGCAAGTGTCAAAG tcccGTGTATGGCTTCATTTTCCTGTTCAAGTGGATTGAAGAGCGTAGGTCCAGGAGGAAAGTCAATACCTTGGTGGATGAGACCTCTGTCATTGATGAAGAAATTGTAAATGACATGTTTTTTGCTCACCAG CTCATACCTAACTCATGTGCCACCCATGCTTTGCTCAGTGTCCTTCTGAACTGCGGCGGAGTTGAGCTTGGAATCACCCTAAGTCGCATTAAAGCTTTTACAAAAGGTTTTAGCCCAGAA AGCAAAGGTTATGCAATTGGAAATGCCCCAGAGCTTGCCAGAGCACATAACAGCCATGCTAG ACCGGAGCCCAGACACCTACCAGAGAAACAGAATGGCATAAGTGCGGTACGGACAATGGAAGCTTTCCACTTTGTGAGCTATGTGCCCATCAAAGACCGCCTCTTTGAGCTTGATGGACTCAAGGCTTACCCCATTGACCACG GGCCCTGGGGTGAGGATGAGGAGTGGACTGATAAGGCTCGGCGGGTTATTATGGAGAGGATTGGACTGGCCACTGCTGG TGAGCCGTACCATGACATCCGTTTCAACCTGATGGCAGTGGTGCCTGACCGTAGGATGAAGTACGAGTCCAAACTGGAAATTCTAAAGAGGAATCGACAGACTGTTCTCGAGGGTCTACAGAAG ATGATCCGACTCACTCAGCCGGAACTTGTTCACGATAAGAAGCAGCAGGACTCTTCCTCCCCGGATGAAAACACCACCGCCATCAAAAAGGAAGCAGATTCAGGGCCAGGTACTTCTCAAGGGGCTTCCACAG ATTCGGTGGATGATTCAGGGGCTCAGTCCAAGGAGACTTCCAGCCCCTCAGGAAACCCTAAAGCCATGGGCAAACCACCGGCGCCCACTGCAGGAGGTTCCCAGCAAGGGACCAATCCCAACCCCATTCAACGCCTGCCTGCTTTCCTCGACAACCACAACTACGCCAAATCTCCAATGCAG gaggaggaagatCTTGCAGCTGGTGTTGGTCGCTCCCGGATATCAGGTGCTCCACAGGCCCAATAttcagatgatgaagatgactatgatgaggaagaagaggaagaagtgaGTGGTTCTGCAAGCACATCCAGCAG ATTTCGACGCAAGGCAAGTCTGCGCTCAAGAGCAGGTCGGATTGGGACTGGAATGGAGAGCCAGATTGCCCTCAATGTTTTGGCCGAGAAACTGAAGAAGGAGGCTCAAAGAAAAGACGCTCTGAATACCCCTCTGTCTGTGCGCACCGAAGGTCGCACCGGTGGTATTTGTATCACATCTGCTTCACAGCCGTCCCCGACGCCCAGCAACGAAAGCACAGACACAGCCTCCGAGATCGGCAGCGCTTTCAACTCCCCCCTGCGTTCACCAGCACGCTCACAGGCTGCCACGCGCCCGTCCAGTCCCGTTGCATCCCATCTGTCCCGTGTGTTGTTTGGAGAAGATGAGATGTTGAGGCCAGACTCCAGACATAACCGGGCGGTGAGAGAACTCGGCCCGTCTGTCAGTGTAGCGCTGCTGCACCTACAGGAGGATGGAGTCATCTATGCTCTACCTTCATCTG ATTTGGCTGCTGACAGCACAAAGCGACCTTGCACACCTGAAAAAGTAAAAGTTAAGAAAGAAGCTGATGAAAAAGATGGCATAAAAGAGGGAGATGAAGGATCATCCTCAGAGGTGAAGAAAGAAGATGAGAACAAATCTAGACGAGAGGCGAAGCCTggcaaagaaaaacaagaatctGGAGTGGACAGCAAGCCCCATGGGGATAAGTACTCACCGAAA GAGCTGCTCGCTCTGCTCAAGTGTGTAGAGGCCGACATCGCAAATTATGAGGTGTATCTCAAAGAGGAAgtagaaaagagaaagaaatacaAA aTTGACGATCAGAGGAGGACCCACAATTATGATGAGTTTATCTGCACGTTTATATCAATGCTGGCCCAAGAAG GCATGTTGGCCAGCCTTGTGGAACAAAACATTTCTGTGCGTCGTCGACAAGGAGTGAGTATTGGCCGCTTGCACAAACAGAGGAAGCCTGATCGAAGGAAACGCTCCCGACCTTACAAAGCCAAACGCCAGTAA
- the rad54l2 gene encoding helicase ARIP4, with translation MSEEAISESDMEASLDSENEDMENEEEEEEEDNEDMEEDEDENDGDDEEDHVDRPGSAQSQTSGGPSSGPPSQPGSRPSSRPPSPSQPPASPDNSNQSKPSSSKTKKQKTSKLTKSSKSSKGSKPSKPSKPLHLRKNIRKLLQDDQLEAGTKAAQQEEMERLKRLEQQRKDFPTPAPPVPDSQLVDAAALLEVSALLSKQDVICLDSSGEEDEKAEPQLSTIDSRDDVIELSSGEEDALQISSESADEEADSGTGSEESSGAHVNDALNLPDAHGRVLVNINHPADEKDIFLAPQMARAVKPHQVGGIRFLYDNLIESQERYKTSLGFGCILAHSMGLGKTLQVISFIDILLRNTEAHTVLAIVPVNTLQNWLTEFNLWLPPQEALPPDTDLSVVTGRPFKVHILNDEHKTTLARAKVVEDWSRDGGVLLMGYEMYRLLTMKKSFVMGKKRKSKKPAGPVIIDLDEEDRQQELMKGIEKAIARPGPDVVICDEGHRIKNYHASTSQALKNIRSRRRVVLTGYPLQNNLIEYWCMVDFVRPDFLGTRQEFSNMFERPILNGQCVDSTPQDVRLMRFRSHVLHSLLEGFVQRRGHDVLRDHLPNKEEHVMLVRLSPIQRALYTEFMKRFREAGNNGWLGLNPLKAFCVCCKIWNHPDVLYEALQKENQANEQDMDLDDITSASNARCQAPNAGLKTKVADSKVNSSLPQLNPSQERANQVITYEWAKDIMSNYKTGVLENSAKMVLLFHLIDESVRRGDKILIFSQSLSTLSVIEDFLSKRPIPQGFACTDGPNKNWVRNLNYYRLDGSTSASERERLINQFNDPENNKTWIFLLSTRAGCLGVNLIGANRVVVFDASWNPCHDAQAVCRVYRYGQRKPCFIYRLVCDFTLEKKIYDRQVSKQGMSDRVVDDLNPVLNFTRKEVESLLHFVEEAPESERETPESVEEFEEVMYKACRLYPNLITKPPFHHDSLLMDRKESKLTKAEKRAAKKSYEDEKRASVPYSRPSYAPYYPSSDHALASIAAFNQRGWRHMSRSDDKPVASVRPIQSTPIPMMPRQVGTGTFATNLPVNFLQKAGVYVQRIVTTTDIVIPGPNSPTDVQARISAGESIHIIRGSKGTYIRTNDGRIFAIRSGKISRSVTGGSAASRDTQDPSMHPLSNGCSSPVDPQQHSPNDEQQSFSPLGSEILRELSRYTSTGSTTSGMTNELPLQSDVSSATVGDRVGSQTGDLSRQLGDNLLGSALDMQGRKRRRSDSQGNSHTKRASVSAHYPALPMGSGGLSFPPVGLNSSPLLGNLGHMGHQLLMAGGGGSPFLQTPGQPLADLHSMFPSAGTELLRQPATGSEHLPPPSSSAFSSASTTIPMSSSPSAATSSSLPSGSLPPYLMNPNMAGLLSSSFPLSYGQSLLSEPRMFPTPLLPGSGGFSAPSSNSTTSTFVPHFNNPTSSLLGAVLTQPDRHPSTINGGDSSDDDVIVVTGQ, from the exons ATGTCTGAAGAGGCAATTTCAGAAAGTGACATGGAGGCTAGCCTTGACAGTGAAAACGAAGACATGgaaaatgaagaagaagaagaagaagaagacaatgaggacatggaggaagatgaggatgaaAATGATGGAGATGACGAAGAAGATCATGTCG ATCGACCTGGAAGTGCCCAGAGCCAAACGTCGGGAGGGCCTTCCTCTGGGCCCCCGTCTCAGCCTGGATCTCGACCATCCTCCAGGCCTCCCTCCCCTTCTCAGCCTCCAGCCAGCCCAGACAACTCCAACCAGAGCAAACCATCTTCCagtaaaacaaagaaacaaaaaacctcTAAATTAACCAAATCTTCCAAGTCTTCAAAAGGCTCCAAACCCTCCAAGCCATCTAAGCCTTTACACTTGAGGAAGAATATTAG AAAGCTGCTGCAAGATGATCAGCTGGAGGCTGGAACCAAGGCGGCTCAGCAGGAAGAGATGGAGAGACTAAAACgactggagcagcagaggaAGGACTTTCCTACACCAGCCCCACCTGTTCCAGACTCCCAACTAG TGGATGCTGCAGCATTATTAGAAGTCTCTGCTCTCCTGAGCAAGCAGGATGTGATCTGCCTGGACAGCAGTGGTGAGGAAGATGAAAAAGCGGAGCCACAGTTGTCCACAATTGACAGTAGAGATG ATGTAATTGAGCTCAGCTCTGGGGAAGAGGATGCCCTGCAGATTAGCAGCGAATCGGCTGATGAGGAGGCTGACAGTGGCACTGGCTCAGAAGAGAGCAGTGGCGCACACGTCAACGATGCACTGAACCTACCTGATGCCCACGGCCGGGTGCTCGTGAATATTAATCACCCTGCAGATGAGAAAGACATTTTTCTTGCCCCACAGATGGCCAGGGCAGTCAAACCTCACCAA GTTGGGGGAATCCGATTTCTCTACGATAACCTCATTGAGTCTCAGGAGCGGTACAAGACCAGCCTTGGCTTTGGGTGCATCCTTGCTCACAGCATGGGGTTAGGCAAGACGCTACAGGTCATTTCTTTCATTGACATCCTGCTGAGAAACACTGAGGCTCACACTGTGCTCGCCATTGTCCCT GTGAACACACTTCAGAACTGGTTAACAGAATTTAACCTCTGGCTCCCTCCTCAAGAGGCCCTTCCTCCAGACACTGACCTCTCAGTTGTCACTGGCCGACCATTTAAAGTTCACATTCTCAACGATGAGCACAA AACAACACTGGCCAGGGCCAAGGTTGTGGAGGATTGGTCCAGAGATGGAGGTGTGTTGCTGATGGGATATGAGATGTACCGCCTACTGACTATGAAGAAGAGCTTTGTGATGGGCAAAAAGAGGAAATCAAAGAAGCCTGCTGGACCAGTCATCATTGACCTCGATGAAGAGGATCGACAGCAAGAACTTATGAAAG GTATTGAAAAAGCCATAGCGCGGCCTGGTCCTGATGTGGTCATCTGTGACGAGGGCCACCGCATTAAAAACTACCATGCCAGCACATCACAGGCTCTGAAGAACATCCGCTCCAGACGAAGGGTGGTTTTGACGGGTTACCCGCTGCAGAACAACCTTATCGAATACTGGTGCATGGTGGACTTTGTTCGGCCTGACTTCTTGGGGACGCGCCAGGAGTTCAGCAACATGTTTGAGCGTCCCATTCTGAATGGTCAGTGTGTGGACAGCACACCTCAGGATGTCCGCTTGATGCGTTTTCGCAGTCATGTGCTACACAGCCTGTTAGAAGGGTTTGTTCAAAG ACGGGGTCATGATGTGCTCAGGGACCACCTTCCAAATAAGGAGGAACATGTGATGCTGGTGCGTCTTTCTCCCATTCAGAGAGCTCTGTATACTGAGTTCATGAAGCGCTTTCGAGAAGCAGGGAACAATGGTTGGCTTGGCCTCAACCCACTCAAAGCTTTTTGTGTATGCTGCAAG ATCTGGAATCACCCAGACGTCCTCTATGAAGCTTTGCAGAAGGAGAATCAGGCCAACGAACAGGACATGGACCTTGATGACATCACCTCAGCTAGTAACGCTCGCTGCCAAGCACCTAATGCTGGCCTCAAGACCAAAGTAGCAGATAGTAAAGTCAACAGCAGCCTCCCACAGCTCAACCCCTCTCAGGAAAGAGCCAATCAAGTCATCACTTATGAATGG GCAAAGGACATAATGTCCAACTACAAGACAGGAGTTCTGGAGAACTCGGCCAAGATGGTTCTGCTCTTTCATCTAATTGATGAAAGCGTGAGGAGAGGAGACAAGATTTTGATCTTTAG CCAAAGTTTGTCCACCCTGTCGGTCATTGAGGACTTCTTATCAAAAAGACCCATCCCCCAAGGCTTCGCCTGCACTGACGGTCCGAACAAAAACTGGGTTCGCAACCTCAATTATTACA gaCTGGATGGGAGTACATCTGCCTCAGAGAGAGAACGTCTCATCAATCAGTTTAATGACCCAGAGAACAACAAAACATGGATCTTCCTACTTTCTACCAG AGCGGGCTGTTTAGGGGTAAACCTGATCGGGGCCAATCGCGTTGTTGTGTTTGATGCATCTTGGAACCCCTGTCATGATGCCCAAGCAGTGTGTCGAGTGTACCGGTACGGTCAGAGGAAACCCTGCTTCATTTACCGCCTGGTCTGCGACTTTACCCTGGAAAAGAAGATATATGACAGACAGGTCTCCAAGCAGGGCATGTCGG ACCGTGTGGTTGATGACTTGAACCCAGTGCTGAATTTCACTCGTAAAGAAGTGGAGTCACTGCTGCACTTTGTAGAAGAGGCGCCTGAATCTGAGAGGGAAACCCCGGAGTCCGTGGAGGAGTTTGAGGAAGTGATGTATAAGGCTTGTCGGCTTTACCCAAATCTCATCACCAAG CCACCATTCCACCATGACTCTCTGCTTATGGACCGCAAGGAATCAAAACtaactaaagcagagaaaagggcTGCGAAGAAGAGCTACGAGGATGAGAAACGAGCATCCGTACCGTACTCTCGCCCATCATATGCCCCCTATTACCCATCGAGTGACCACGCGCTTGCCAGCATTGCTGCATTTAACCAACGTGGCTG GCGCCACATGTCGCGGTCGGATGACAAGCCAGTAGCAAGTGTCCGGCCTATCCAGTCAACGCCGATCCCAATGATGCCTCGCCAGGTCGGCACGGGCACCTTTGCCACCAACCTCCCTGTCAACTTCCTTCAGAAAGCAGGAGTCTACGTGCAAAGGATTGTCACCACAACCG ATATTGTCATCCCAGGACCCAACAGCCCGACAGATGTTCAAGCTCGCATTAGTGCAGGAGAGAGCATCCATATTATAAGAGGATCTAAAG GTACCTACATCAGGACGAATGATGGAAGAATCTTTGCTATACGGTCAGGGAAGATCAGCAGATCAGTGACAGGAGGATCGGCAGCTTCAAGAG ATACCCAAGACCCCTCGATGCACCCGCTTAGTAATGGCTGTTCATCGCCCGTGGATCCGCAGCAGCACTCCCCTAACGACGAACAGCAGTCCTTCTCTCCATTAGGCTCTGAGATTCTCCGAGAACTCAGCCGCTACACTTCGACAGGCAGCACCACATCTGGCATGACGAATGAACTGCCACTCCAGTCAGACGTCTCATCTGCCACAGTAGGGGACAGAGTCGGGTCACAGACTGGTGATCTCAGTAGGCAACTCGGTGACAACCTCCTGGGTTCAGCGTTGGATATGCAGGGAAGGAAACGGAGGCGCAGTGACAGCCAGGgcaactcacacacaaaacgtGCTTCTGTTTCAGCTCACTACCCCGCACTGCCCATGGGCTCCGGTGGGCTCAGTTTTCCTCCCGTTGGTTTGAACTCTTCACCCCTTCTGGGGAACCTCGGCCACATGGGTCACCAACTTCTAAtggctggtggtggtggatcACCATTCCTCCAAACACCAGGACAACCGCTGGCTGACCTGCATTCCATGTTCCCCTCAGCGGGCACAGAGCTACTGAGACAACCTGCTACAGGGAGTGAGCACCTTCCTCCCCCCTCATCCTCTGCATTCTCTTCCGCATCCACCACCATTCCTATGTCATCTTCCCCCTCAGCAGCAACTTCTTCTTCCCTCCCGTCAGGTTCTTTGCCACCTTACTTGATGAACCCCAACATGGCAGGACTGCTGTCATCGAGTTTCCCTCTAAGCTATGGTCAGTCATTGCTCTCTGAGCCACGGATGTTTCCCACACCTCTCCTCCCGGGGTCGGGGGGGTTCTCTGCGCCTAGCTCCAATTCCACCACATCTACCTTTGTCCCCCATTTCAACAACCCCACCTCCAGCCTTTTAGGGGCTGTCCTGACCCAACCAGATAGACATCCAAGTACAATAAATGGAGGTGACAGTTCGGATGACGATGTCATAGTGGTGACAGGACAGTAA